One genomic region from Marinomonas maritima encodes:
- a CDS encoding LysR family transcriptional regulator yields MDTQLLNGIVTFKQVADCGSFTQAATLLNHSKSYISGEINKLENRLGVRLLNRTTRQISLTAAGEIYYRQCQNIISDALQVERQLSGQQLTPKGNLRVSCPVSFALAKIRPILSEYMNLYPQVIIELELNDQLVDVVADGYDLALRASEQLPDSSLVSRKLTSVDIVTIAAPSYLEQWGTPQSPNELVHHRTINFRSTVNHNIWQYQEKSGRKITIKVDSHLITNSAEMELALCIAGQGIARVPKLVLTDEIKKRNLILLFDDLLPVTVDLFLIYPNRKYMPSKVRSFIDFLVSKME; encoded by the coding sequence ATGGATACTCAATTATTAAATGGCATTGTGACTTTTAAACAGGTTGCTGATTGTGGCAGCTTTACTCAAGCGGCCACTTTACTAAACCACAGCAAATCCTATATCAGTGGTGAAATAAACAAACTTGAAAATCGCTTAGGCGTCAGATTACTCAATCGTACCACTCGACAAATTAGCCTAACTGCAGCAGGTGAAATCTATTATCGACAATGCCAAAACATCATCTCAGATGCCTTACAAGTAGAGCGCCAATTAAGCGGGCAGCAACTTACCCCAAAAGGAAATTTACGCGTGAGTTGCCCTGTAAGTTTTGCCTTAGCAAAGATACGACCGATATTAAGTGAATACATGAATCTATATCCGCAGGTAATTATTGAACTAGAGTTGAATGATCAATTAGTTGATGTCGTCGCTGATGGTTATGATTTGGCGCTGCGAGCCTCAGAACAACTGCCTGATTCAAGCTTAGTTAGTCGGAAATTAACCAGTGTCGATATAGTTACCATTGCAGCACCAAGTTATTTAGAGCAATGGGGGACGCCTCAATCTCCTAATGAATTAGTTCATCATCGCACTATTAATTTCCGCTCTACTGTTAATCATAATATCTGGCAATACCAAGAAAAGTCAGGCCGGAAAATCACAATAAAAGTAGACAGCCACTTAATAACCAACAGCGCTGAAATGGAATTGGCACTGTGTATAGCTGGGCAAGGTATTGCAAGAGTACCAAAGTTGGTTTTAACCGATGAAATAAAAAAAAGAAATTTAATTCTGTTGTTTGATGATTTACTTCCTGTAACAGTAGACCTATTTTTGATTTATCCGAACCGTAAATATATGCCATCAAAAGTGAGAAGCTTTATTGATTTTTTGGTTAGTAAAATGGAGTAA
- a CDS encoding FMN-dependent NADH-azoreductase gives MKNVLILNSSPIPKESISTKLTSFFEQELLTMKGFNIFTRDLGVTPPSHLTALALSGFFNDPSEHNGDQKQALSEGLLLIRELENADIVIIGSAMHNHTVTSGLKAYIDQVTRPGLTFQYKADGPHGLLTNKQVFVIISAGGDYSSEETKKTDFVTPLLKEVLGFIGLDNIQFIPVFGSFLGNKTSEKNQNIAKQSIVKAVKQLQ, from the coding sequence ATGAAAAATGTTCTCATACTTAACTCAAGCCCAATCCCTAAAGAAAGTATTTCAACTAAGCTAACCTCATTTTTTGAACAAGAATTATTAACCATGAAAGGGTTTAATATTTTCACTCGCGATCTTGGCGTAACACCGCCAAGCCATTTAACGGCATTAGCATTATCTGGTTTTTTTAATGACCCAAGCGAGCACAATGGAGATCAAAAACAAGCATTAAGCGAAGGTTTATTGTTAATCAGAGAACTAGAGAATGCAGATATAGTAATCATTGGTTCGGCTATGCATAACCATACAGTGACATCTGGTTTAAAAGCTTATATAGACCAAGTCACACGTCCAGGCTTAACCTTTCAGTATAAAGCGGATGGACCTCATGGACTTTTAACCAATAAACAGGTGTTTGTCATCATTTCAGCGGGTGGTGATTACAGTTCAGAAGAGACGAAAAAAACGGATTTTGTAACCCCATTACTAAAAGAAGTGTTAGGGTTTATTGGTTTAGATAACATCCAATTTATTCCTGTTTTTGGCTCCTTCTTAGGAAATAAAACGTCTGAGAAAAATCAAAATATCGCTAAACAATCCATTGTAAAAGCCGTAAAGCAGCTACAATAA
- a CDS encoding dipeptidase: MNAAEIHDKAIVIDGLICAKWNRELFEDMSKGKLTAANCTVSFWENFEGTVRNVVEMNQLIDANSDLLLKVYTTKDIYRAKAEGKTGVMMGFQNAHAFEDQIGYVQIFKDLGVGIVQMCYNTQNLVGTGCYERDGGLSGYGREIVAEMNRVGMLCDLSHVGPNTAKEVIIESKKPVAYSHCLPSGLKEHPRNRSDEELKFIADNGGFVGVTMFAPFLKAGINATIDDYVEAIQYIYNIVGEDAIGIGTDFTQGHGYDFFEYLTHDKGYARRLTRFGEIINPLGMRTVGDFPNLTEALLKHGFSERQVCKIMGDNWVNLLREVWGE, from the coding sequence ATGAACGCAGCAGAGATACACGACAAAGCGATTGTGATTGATGGTTTAATTTGTGCGAAGTGGAATCGCGAATTATTTGAAGACATGTCGAAGGGTAAGTTAACGGCCGCGAATTGTACGGTGTCTTTCTGGGAAAATTTCGAAGGCACGGTACGAAACGTGGTTGAGATGAACCAGTTGATCGACGCCAATAGCGACCTGCTTCTCAAGGTTTATACCACCAAAGACATCTATCGTGCGAAAGCGGAAGGCAAAACCGGTGTAATGATGGGCTTTCAAAACGCGCATGCGTTCGAAGATCAAATCGGTTATGTGCAGATATTCAAAGACCTTGGCGTTGGCATTGTGCAGATGTGCTACAACACGCAAAATTTGGTCGGCACCGGTTGTTATGAACGCGATGGCGGTTTGTCTGGCTATGGTCGGGAAATTGTCGCGGAGATGAACCGTGTTGGTATGTTGTGTGATTTGTCTCACGTTGGTCCGAATACGGCGAAAGAAGTCATCATCGAATCAAAAAAACCTGTCGCTTATTCTCATTGTTTACCTTCTGGTCTAAAAGAACACCCACGCAACCGCAGTGACGAAGAGCTTAAGTTTATTGCAGACAATGGTGGTTTTGTCGGCGTTACTATGTTTGCTCCTTTCTTAAAAGCCGGTATTAACGCAACCATTGACGACTACGTGGAAGCCATTCAATACATCTACAACATTGTTGGTGAAGACGCGATTGGTATTGGTACTGACTTTACTCAAGGTCATGGCTATGACTTCTTCGAGTACTTAACGCACGATAAAGGCTACGCACGCCGTTTGACGCGCTTTGGCGAAATTATCAATCCGCTCGGTATGCGAACCGTTGGTGACTTTCCAAATTTGACCGAAGCCTTGTTGAAGCATGGTTTTAGTGAACGTCAGGTTTGTAAAATCATGGGCGACAATTGGGTGAATCTGTTACGCGAAGTCTGGGGCGAGTAG
- a CDS encoding DUF5943 domain-containing protein, whose translation MGTHAPEMPISVDDETGVWNTDALPMLYVPRHFFVNNHMGIEEEIGAERYADILYKAGYKSAYHWCEKEAELHDFTGDEVWHHYLKRLSQRGWGFFITESLDVEKGTAKVRLENSAFVYHYFKEHGCKVNRKIDYMFTGWFAGALDQIAESQGLPIRTKAEQTQSAAEEGCDVGYFEVVPL comes from the coding sequence ATGGGAACTCATGCACCAGAAATGCCGATCAGTGTCGATGACGAAACCGGTGTTTGGAATACCGATGCTTTGCCAATGCTGTATGTGCCACGGCACTTTTTTGTTAATAACCATATGGGTATTGAAGAAGAGATTGGCGCCGAGCGTTACGCCGATATTCTTTATAAAGCGGGCTATAAATCAGCGTACCACTGGTGTGAAAAAGAAGCTGAGTTGCACGATTTTACGGGTGATGAAGTTTGGCATCACTATTTGAAACGCCTTTCTCAACGCGGCTGGGGTTTTTTTATTACCGAGTCGTTGGATGTTGAAAAAGGTACCGCAAAAGTACGCTTAGAAAACTCAGCCTTTGTTTACCATTACTTTAAAGAACATGGCTGCAAGGTGAATCGCAAGATCGATTATATGTTTACCGGTTGGTTTGCTGGTGCGTTAGATCAAATTGCAGAAAGCCAAGGTTTGCCCATTCGTACTAAAGCAGAACAGACTCAAAGTGCAGCCGAAGAAGGCTGTGATGTAGGTTATTTTGAAGTAGTACCTCTGTGA
- the dgcA gene encoding dimethylglycine demethylation protein DgcA — protein sequence MSQYDALFEPLNINKLTIRNRIVSTAHAEVYATDGGMTTERYVKYYEEKAKGGCGLCICGGSSVVSIDSPQSWWSSVNLSTDRIIPHFQNLADAVHKHGGKIMIQISHMGRRSRWDGENWPNLMSPSGIREPVHRATCKTIEVEEMWRVIGDFAQAARRAKEGGLDGVELSAVHQHMIDQFWSPRVNKRTDEWGGTFEGRMKFGMEVLKAVRAEVGPDFAVGMRITGDEFHPDGLGHEEMKKIAQYYDATGMVDYFGVVGSGCDTHNTLANVIPNMSYPPEPFLYLAAGIKEVVNVPVIHAQNIKDPNQAKRILEAGYVDFVGMTRAHIADPHFIAKIKMDQVDQIRQCVGANYCIDRQYQGLDVLCIQNAATSREYMGLPHVIEKTSGVIRNVLVVGGGPGGLEAARVAAERGHKVTLLERAEELGGQLVFASKAPQRDQIAGITRWLVMEVERLGVNVRLNTSADETMVKELNPDVCILATGGRPFVEQNEEWGAAEGLIVSSWDILSGKVEPGKNVLVYDTICEFSGMSVADYLASKGSLVELVTDDIKPGVGVGGTTFPTYYRSLYEREVIMTSDMLLDKVYREGNSLVAVLENEYTAQKEERVVDQVVIENGTRPNEELYYALKSSSCNKGQIDNEALFDIKPQPVLSGGSDEGMILWRLGDCVSQRNVHAAMYDALRLCKDL from the coding sequence ATGTCCCAGTATGATGCGTTGTTCGAACCACTAAATATTAATAAATTAACCATCCGCAATCGTATTGTTAGTACGGCTCATGCTGAGGTGTATGCCACTGATGGCGGCATGACAACAGAGCGTTACGTAAAATATTACGAAGAAAAAGCCAAAGGTGGCTGTGGTCTTTGTATTTGTGGTGGCTCCAGTGTGGTGTCTATCGATAGCCCACAAAGCTGGTGGAGTTCGGTCAATCTATCGACAGATCGCATCATTCCTCACTTTCAAAACCTTGCCGATGCCGTGCATAAACATGGCGGTAAGATAATGATCCAGATTTCTCATATGGGTCGTCGTTCTCGTTGGGATGGTGAAAACTGGCCTAACCTAATGTCCCCTTCTGGTATTCGTGAGCCGGTTCACCGTGCGACCTGTAAAACTATTGAAGTAGAAGAAATGTGGCGCGTAATTGGTGACTTTGCTCAAGCCGCGCGTCGTGCAAAAGAAGGTGGACTAGACGGTGTTGAATTGTCTGCTGTTCACCAACATATGATAGATCAGTTCTGGTCACCACGTGTAAATAAACGTACCGACGAATGGGGTGGCACGTTTGAAGGCCGTATGAAGTTTGGTATGGAAGTGCTGAAAGCCGTTCGTGCCGAAGTCGGTCCAGATTTTGCTGTGGGCATGCGCATCACGGGTGATGAATTCCATCCTGATGGCTTGGGCCATGAAGAAATGAAGAAAATTGCTCAATACTACGATGCGACTGGCATGGTGGATTACTTTGGTGTGGTTGGATCTGGTTGTGATACTCACAACACGTTGGCTAACGTTATTCCAAACATGAGCTATCCGCCTGAGCCTTTCTTGTATTTGGCTGCAGGCATCAAAGAAGTGGTTAATGTTCCTGTGATCCACGCACAAAACATCAAAGATCCGAATCAGGCTAAACGTATTCTTGAGGCGGGTTACGTGGACTTTGTTGGTATGACTCGTGCTCATATTGCTGATCCACACTTCATTGCCAAAATCAAGATGGATCAAGTTGATCAAATTCGTCAGTGTGTTGGCGCAAACTATTGTATCGACCGTCAGTATCAAGGTTTGGATGTATTGTGTATTCAGAATGCGGCGACATCCCGCGAATACATGGGCTTGCCACATGTAATTGAGAAAACGTCAGGCGTTATTCGTAATGTACTTGTTGTTGGTGGTGGTCCTGGTGGATTGGAAGCCGCGCGAGTTGCAGCAGAACGTGGTCACAAAGTGACTTTGCTTGAGAGAGCAGAAGAGCTGGGTGGTCAGCTAGTGTTTGCATCCAAAGCCCCTCAGCGTGATCAAATCGCGGGTATTACTCGTTGGTTGGTGATGGAAGTGGAACGCTTGGGTGTGAACGTGCGTTTAAATACGTCAGCTGATGAAACCATGGTTAAAGAGCTCAACCCAGATGTGTGTATTTTGGCGACAGGTGGTCGTCCATTTGTTGAACAGAATGAAGAGTGGGGCGCAGCGGAAGGTTTGATTGTTTCTTCTTGGGATATTCTAAGTGGAAAAGTTGAGCCAGGTAAAAATGTCTTGGTATACGACACAATTTGCGAATTCTCAGGTATGTCAGTAGCCGATTACTTGGCTTCTAAAGGCTCTTTGGTTGAATTGGTAACCGACGATATTAAACCAGGTGTTGGTGTTGGTGGTACTACATTCCCAACGTACTACCGCTCTTTGTACGAGCGTGAAGTTATCATGACGTCAGATATGCTTTTAGACAAAGTATATCGTGAAGGCAACAGCTTAGTTGCAGTGCTTGAGAATGAATATACTGCTCAGAAAGAAGAGCGTGTTGTTGATCAAGTCGTGATAGAGAACGGTACTCGTCCAAACGAGGAATTGTACTACGCATTAAAATCAAGCTCATGTAATAAAGGCCAAATTGATAACGAAGCTTTGTTTGATATCAAGCCTCAGCCAGTGCTGAGTGGTGGATCAGATGAGGGCATGATCTTGTGGCGTCTGGGGGATTGTGTATCTCAGCGTAACGTTCATGCGGCTATGTATGATGCTCTTCGCCTTTGCAAAGACTTGTAG